In the genome of Methylotenera mobilis JLW8, the window TATGTTAGCGTAGGTCTCTTTCAGGAATGTCAGCGAACCATCTCTATCTGCATTAATTTCAAGGCTCTGCTGGAATAATTTAAGCCTATGACGATTTGCCTGAAGTACTTCAGACCATGTTTTCGCCCATATATTTATTCTCTTATCATCTGATTGGTGTATTAGCCCAGCCTGCATATTTGCTTGTTTAGCTTTTCTCCTTGCATGGTCATCCATATCATTAGAGATAACCCAGAATGTCCAGCGTGTGTCCGCACCATTAAAGCGCTCGTCTTGTGCAACCGCAAAAGCATAACTTTCCACTTGAGTCAGTTCACTCGCTCCAATTTTTACCGTTGGTCGCTTTAGTTCAATGACTAAATGTTCCATCTCATTCTGACGATGACATGGAATACTGCGAGTCAACATTAAATCAACTATGCCACGACGGCCATCAACTCTTTTAACAGGCTGATCAACAACAGTATCAGATCCAATTGCTACTAGATGTTTTTTTAATACCTCTGTTAAGGATTGATCATCAACAGATAAAAAGAACTCTTCACCAAATATCCAAGTATTTTCCGCTAGCAGTCTGTGAAGTTGCGTTCGTTCTTGTAAGTTCTCCTTTTCGTCATCATTAAATAAAAGGGCATCTAGCCCCTCAATAAACTTAAGACGATCAGACACTACCTTTGAAGCACTTATGATTGCTGAAAGAGAGGTTTCTTGTAATAACCTAGCAAATTCTTTTTGTTTTTTTTCAGGTAGATCTAGCACTTCGGTGAGGATTAGTTGCAATTCCTCAGGGCTTTTCTCTATAGCTTGGCGCAGCATGCGCAATTGTAGTTTCTTTCCTTTTTGTGGAGAGGTATCAAAGTCAGGAAGAAAGTTATTTACATTCACAGCAACAATATCAAATACTTCACGCTCAATTTTTTCTACAAGATTCTGAGGCTCGTTTTTGTATGGATAAACCTGTTCTTCTTTCCATCGTCCCACTAACGATTGAGCTTTTTCTGCCCCGCTTTCACGATAAAAGGTTTTTATTGCATCCTTAACTCTAGTCATGACTTCTATCAGAGTCGGATTCATCTCTGCTAAACCAAGTGTCCCATCACGAGATAATTTTGAGATATAAGCTGATTTCAAATAGGCTGAATAATTTAATCCAGGCACCTGTACTCTTAGGTCGGATTGTAATAAAGGTAATCCTGCTTCGTTGCACAGATATACTGCCCTATCAGTTGCGTTTTTCCATTCGATAATTTCTAGTTCTATAGGGTATTCAATATCACCATCTTGAATCATTCCTAAACTTAATTGTTTTATTGATGTAATCGCTACAGAAACATCCAGCTTGCCTGCTGGCAAGTTAATCAATATGTCTTTATAACTATTCAGATAAGTTGCAAAAA includes:
- a CDS encoding ATP-binding protein is translated as MANQKIYSIEVQGDFLNKQVQAKPMHSIAELIWNSLDADATLIEIKEETYGTGKQRIIIADNGAGFTHFEAPSLFGNLGGSWKNLAGQSKGKQRFLHGSEGKGRLKAFSLGRVVDWDVCYKDGTCFKQFTVSMLHDSLREVRITEPVPAKENRTGVRCIISELHKTYEFLNSEHTVQDLSEIFATYLNSYKDILINLPAGKLDVSVAITSIKQLSLGMIQDGDIEYPIELEIIEWKNATDRAVYLCNEAGLPLLQSDLRVQVPGLNYSAYLKSAYISKLSRDGTLGLAEMNPTLIEVMTRVKDAIKTFYRESGAEKAQSLVGRWKEEQVYPYKNEPQNLVEKIEREVFDIVAVNVNNFLPDFDTSPQKGKKLQLRMLRQAIEKSPEELQLILTEVLDLPEKKQKEFARLLQETSLSAIISASKVVSDRLKFIEGLDALLFNDDEKENLQERTQLHRLLAENTWIFGEEFFLSVDDQSLTEVLKKHLVAIGSDTVVDQPVKRVDGRRGIVDLMLTRSIPCHRQNEMEHLVIELKRPTVKIGASELTQVESYAFAVAQDERFNGADTRWTFWVISNDMDDHARRKAKQANMQAGLIHQSDDKRINIWAKTWSEVLQANRHRLKLFQQSLEINADRDGSLTFLKETYANILGEKDDSSNVSAKESDL